The genomic segment TGCCCGCGGGCACCTCGGTCTCGAAGCACTCACAGATCGGCCCCGGCGTCATCACCATCCCCGGTCCGCCGCCGAACGGCCGGTCGTCGGCCGTGCGGTGCTTACCGTGCGAATGGTCCCGGATATTATGTATCCGGATATCCACGAGGCCCCGCTCGCGGGCTCGCTTGATGATGCTCTCATCGAACGGCCCGGCGAACATCTCGGGAAACAACGTCAGTAGATCGATCCGCATTCGCAGCCCCTGCACGCCCAAGTGCTCGTCGTCCCCTGCGATGGGGACGCTCATATAGCATCGCGCGCGCGCGAAGGCAAGGAGGAAGGCAGGCCGCGGGGCACAAGGCTCCCACGGCCCTGCTCCCCGCGGCTTGCGACTCGGGTCGGTCAGTCCGTGTCGATGATGAAGACGGGATCTTCGATCACTCCGGCCGGTTCGCCTTCCGGCTCCGGCTCGCCCTCCATCTTGGCCACGACGAAGCGCAGCTCGCAGGCGACGTGCTCCTCGCCCGCGTCGAAGATCGTCTGCATCAGCGGTCCGGACGGACGCCATCCACGCTCGGCCATCTGGTGCACCATGATCTCGTGCGCCATGCGGACGCCGGCTTTGGGTCCCTCATAGTGAGCACGCGCATAGGCGGCTTCGGGGAAGACCCTCATCTGAAGCGGTGCGGCCACCTCGCGCTCGCCGGCGATCGGAACGAACAGCTCGACGTACGGCCCCTTGTCCGGCTCCGTATGAAACGTGCGCGTGCACGGGCCCATCGGCTCGACGCCCTGCGCCTCAAGCGCGGCCATGAACGACTCGGTCGCCTGGTTGAGCTCCTCGAACGGGCCTTCATGCGTCATCACGACCCGCACCTGCGGCCCCACAATGACGATCTCACTGTCCACCGGCGGCATCTTCTCGACTCGGATGGTCAGGATCGTCTCCTGCGGCGGGTGCTCGGGCGGATGGATGCCCTCGACAGGATCCTCGATCGTCGGCTCCGGTCCCGGGTGCTTCGGGTGCATGCCGCGCGTTCCCCCGCCGACGATCGGCGGCCCGACGGGGATGTAGCCCCGCATCGTGGCGTACTCGATGAGACCGTGGACGGCGGGTGCGGCTTCCTCGAACGGCCCGGGGCACGCCGTGCGCGCAACGACGCGCTCGGGAAGCCACCGCAGCTTGAGCGGCTCGGACAGCTCGCGCTCACCCTCGATCGGCACCGCCACTTGCCAGTGCAGCTCCGCGTCGGGCGTCATGCTGGCGCCGTCGAGCAAGACGTGCATGATCGGACCGACCGGCTCGACGCCCTGCTTGCCCAGTTCGGCAATAAACGCATCTGTCGACGGGCCAATGTCGCCCGGTC from the Verrucomicrobiota bacterium genome contains:
- a CDS encoding GyrI-like domain-containing protein, whose product is MVRVYCLVALLLSAWVCASQAGEVIEPLAAADAAPIDVKIAKFEPVNVACMEHTGPYSNIGKAISTLMQQLSKQKIKPAGSVMAIYFNDPNTVAEEDLRWDVVVVIAEGTEVAAPLKARVLEAGLVGTTHYRGAPDKLGAVYAQLVDAVVAMGHHPVGPAMESYNGIPSSRLIDVTIMFPVAAGPGVGEPHGIAAELVIPEPVLLVFGEYSGGPGDIGPSTDAFIAELGKQGVEPVGPIMHVLLDGASMTPDAELHWQVAVPIEGERELSEPLKLRWLPERVVARTACPGPFEEAAPAVHGLIEYATMRGYIPVGPPIVGGGTRGMHPKHPGPEPTIEDPVEGIHPPEHPPQETILTIRVEKMPPVDSEIVIVGPQVRVVMTHEGPFEELNQATESFMAALEAQGVEPMGPCTRTFHTEPDKGPYVELFVPIAGEREVAAPLQMRVFPEAAYARAHYEGPKAGVRMAHEIMVHQMAERGWRPSGPLMQTIFDAGEEHVACELRFVVAKMEGEPEPEGEPAGVIEDPVFIIDTD